One window from the genome of Pseudanabaena yagii GIHE-NHR1 encodes:
- the lgt gene encoding prolipoprotein diacylglyceryl transferase: MINLLPLAFEFTSPGPIALEIGPLTIRWYGLLIASAIILGTVLAQTLAKKRNVDPELVGDLAIWLVVGAIPCARFYYVLFEWQRFQTQPWYKVFAIWEGGIAIHGAIIGGAIAATIFCKRQQISTWLMADIVMPTVILGQAIGRWGNFFNSEAFGAPTDLPWKLFIPINRRPPEFINEPYFHPTFLYESLWNVGVFAILIFTFLKFPKLKTGTITMIYAIAYSLGRFWIEGLRTDSLMIGPLRTAQMVSLTAIAAGIFGLIWLYGLRRRFPDTISKEFPAENS, encoded by the coding sequence GTGATTAATTTGTTGCCGCTTGCTTTTGAATTTACCTCACCTGGACCGATCGCCTTAGAGATTGGTCCACTAACAATTCGTTGGTACGGATTGCTGATTGCTTCGGCGATTATTCTAGGCACTGTGTTAGCGCAAACCCTTGCCAAAAAACGTAATGTTGATCCTGAACTGGTTGGGGATCTGGCGATTTGGCTAGTCGTAGGGGCAATTCCCTGCGCTCGTTTTTACTACGTCCTATTTGAATGGCAGCGCTTTCAAACTCAACCTTGGTACAAAGTATTTGCGATCTGGGAAGGTGGCATTGCTATTCATGGGGCAATTATTGGTGGGGCGATCGCAGCAACTATTTTCTGTAAGCGCCAACAAATTTCCACTTGGTTAATGGCTGATATCGTCATGCCGACGGTGATCCTTGGACAAGCGATCGGGCGTTGGGGCAACTTCTTTAACTCTGAAGCCTTTGGTGCGCCCACGGATTTACCTTGGAAGCTATTTATTCCCATCAATCGCCGTCCACCTGAGTTTATTAATGAACCCTACTTTCACCCTACATTTCTTTATGAGTCACTCTGGAATGTTGGTGTATTTGCCATTTTGATCTTTACTTTTTTAAAGTTTCCTAAACTCAAAACTGGCACAATCACTATGATCTATGCGATCGCCTATAGTTTGGGTAGATTTTGGATCGAAGGTTTACGCACCGACAGCTTGATGATTGGACCACTGCGTACTGCTCAAATGGTCAGCTTAACCGCGATCGCCGCAGGGATTTTTGGTCTGATTTGGCTATATGGTTTGCGCCGTCGTTTCCCAGATACAATCTCCAAAGAATTTCCCGCCGAAAACTCATAA
- a CDS encoding NAD(P)H-quinone oxidoreductase subunit 4 — translation MSVAEFPWLTTILLFPLVAAFAIPFIPDKYGKTVRSYAVGVGFVELSLIIYAFWSQYNLHEAAFQMTETYAWIPQIGLNFSLAVDGLSMPLILLTGLITTLAIFASWNVTQKHRLFYFLMLCLYSAQIGVFAAQDLLLFFLMWELELVPVYLLISIWGGAKRLYAATKFILYTALGSIFILVAGLAMAFYGDVTTFNLSELALKQYPIAFELLAYAGFLIAFGVKLPIFPLHTWLPDAHGEASAPVSMVLAGVLLKMGGYALIRFNIEMLPNAHVYFAPLLAVLGVVGIVYGALAAFAQQNLKRRLAYSSISHMGFILIGLASFNDLGVSGAVLQMLSHGLIAGALFFLAGVTYDRTHTLMMDEMGGIAKIMPKAFALMTASAMASLALPGMSGFVSELKIFLGITTSDVYASNFKIVMIFIAAVGVIITPIYLLSTLRQVFYGKPNPALHFDKYVSDAKPREIFVAACLLVPIVAIGMYPKLATQTYDAKTVAVTEQARDAFSLVAQSNPHLYSSGFIAPQLPHPNPQSLLGIME, via the coding sequence ATGTCTGTTGCAGAATTTCCTTGGCTTACAACAATTCTTTTGTTTCCTCTAGTCGCCGCCTTTGCGATTCCCTTCATTCCAGATAAATATGGCAAGACCGTGCGCTCATATGCCGTGGGGGTTGGGTTTGTCGAACTATCTCTAATCATTTATGCATTCTGGAGTCAATACAACCTGCATGAAGCAGCGTTTCAGATGACAGAAACTTATGCTTGGATTCCCCAAATTGGTTTGAACTTTTCGCTAGCGGTTGATGGTTTGTCCATGCCGCTAATTCTATTGACAGGTTTGATTACTACCCTTGCAATTTTTGCAAGTTGGAACGTTACCCAAAAGCATCGCCTGTTCTACTTCTTGATGCTTTGTCTATATAGCGCTCAGATTGGCGTATTTGCAGCTCAGGATTTACTCCTATTTTTCTTGATGTGGGAATTAGAGCTAGTTCCTGTATATTTGCTGATTTCGATTTGGGGGGGAGCTAAGCGTCTTTACGCTGCAACCAAGTTTATCCTCTACACAGCATTAGGTTCGATTTTCATTCTTGTTGCTGGTTTAGCGATGGCATTCTATGGCGATGTCACCACCTTTAACCTATCGGAACTAGCCTTAAAGCAGTATCCGATCGCTTTTGAGTTACTCGCCTATGCTGGTTTCTTAATCGCTTTTGGTGTGAAGTTACCAATTTTCCCATTACATACATGGTTGCCTGATGCTCATGGTGAAGCTTCTGCACCAGTATCAATGGTCTTGGCTGGGGTCTTGCTCAAAATGGGTGGCTATGCCTTAATCCGTTTCAATATTGAAATGTTGCCCAATGCCCATGTTTACTTTGCGCCTTTACTTGCTGTTTTAGGCGTAGTTGGCATTGTTTATGGAGCATTAGCTGCCTTCGCGCAACAAAATCTCAAGCGTCGCCTAGCCTATTCCTCAATTTCCCACATGGGCTTTATTTTGATAGGACTTGCATCATTTAATGATCTTGGAGTTAGTGGTGCAGTATTGCAAATGCTATCTCACGGTCTGATTGCAGGCGCATTATTCTTCCTTGCTGGTGTCACCTACGATCGCACCCATACTTTAATGATGGACGAAATGGGTGGGATTGCCAAAATCATGCCTAAGGCTTTTGCCCTGATGACCGCTTCGGCAATGGCTTCTCTCGCACTTCCAGGGATGAGCGGTTTTGTAAGCGAACTGAAGATTTTCCTTGGTATTACCACCAGTGATGTCTATGCATCCAATTTTAAGATTGTGATGATCTTTATCGCGGCGGTTGGCGTAATTATCACCCCCATCTACTTACTCTCAACCTTGCGCCAAGTATTCTATGGCAAGCCTAATCCAGCTTTGCACTTCGATAAATATGTTAGTGATGCAAAGCCTCGCGAGATATTTGTTGCAGCTTGCTTGCTTGTGCCAATTGTGGCGATCGGCATGTATCCCAAGTTGGCAACCCAAACCTATGATGCTAAGACTGTGGCGGTAACTGAACAGGCTCGCGATGCCTTCAGTTTAGTCGCTCAGTCCAATCCTCATCTCTACTCGTCAGGTTTTATCGCACCTCAACTACCTCACCCAAATCCTCAGTCCCTTTTAGGAATTATGGAATAG
- a CDS encoding DUF2232 domain-containing protein, with the protein MSPVPSKDPRAMVETAFLASTTAMLFLINYYFPLGPLLRMLFPLPTALAYLRWNGRAAWMAMIVTALLLAILMGPTRSIQYIIPHGLVGVTLGYLWKRDFPWSGSLSIATIIGSLGTAFQFAFLSILLGENLWTYSIVQITGFLNWLMQLFGSLEQPDFAAIQTFAIAAIIFSNFAYQLLVHLVAWIVLDRLGNPIPAPPKWIESLLA; encoded by the coding sequence ATGTCCCCAGTTCCATCTAAAGATCCTCGTGCCATGGTAGAGACTGCCTTCTTGGCAAGCACCACGGCTATGTTGTTTTTAATTAACTATTACTTTCCCCTTGGACCTCTGCTACGAATGCTATTTCCATTGCCAACTGCTCTTGCCTATTTGCGTTGGAATGGTCGCGCCGCATGGATGGCAATGATTGTGACAGCTTTACTTCTGGCGATCTTGATGGGACCGACACGCAGTATTCAATATATTATTCCGCATGGACTAGTCGGAGTCACCCTAGGCTATCTCTGGAAGAGGGATTTTCCTTGGTCTGGCTCGCTTAGCATTGCAACAATCATTGGCTCATTGGGGACAGCTTTTCAATTTGCTTTTCTCTCGATTTTATTAGGAGAGAATCTCTGGACATATTCAATTGTGCAGATTACAGGATTTCTCAATTGGCTAATGCAGCTTTTTGGTTCATTAGAGCAGCCCGACTTTGCCGCGATTCAAACCTTTGCGATCGCCGCGATCATCTTTAGCAACTTTGCTTATCAATTACTAGTTCATCTCGTTGCATGGATTGTCCTTGATCGTCTCGGTAATCCTATCCCTGCTCCCCCCAAATGGATAGAATCTTTGCTAGCTTAG
- a CDS encoding aspartate aminotransferase, which translates to MKTWLKPAQRLEKLPQYVFARLDELKLRAKEQGLDLIDLGMGNPDGPTPQPVIDSAIAALQDPKNHGYPPFEGTASFRRAITDWYKRRYNVQLDSEGEALPLIGSKEGLGHLAIAYIDPGDVVLVPSPAYPAHFRGPLLAGGEIYEMILSAENNWLIDLAAIPEEVAQRAKVMYFNYPANPTGAIAPREFFEEAVAFAKKYEILLVHDLCYAELAFDGYQPTSLLEIEGGKDVGVEFHTLSKTYNMAGWRVGFVVGNRHIIQGLRTLKTNLDYGIFSAIQVAAETALQLPDQYLEAVCDRYKERRDFLIAGLGELGWDIPKTYATMYLWIPVPVGMSSADFALKVLESTGVVFTPGSAFGKGGEGYVRISLIADCDRLGEALNRLKQAGIRYK; encoded by the coding sequence ATGAAGACTTGGCTCAAACCTGCTCAGCGATTAGAAAAACTTCCTCAATATGTTTTTGCACGCTTAGATGAGTTAAAGTTGCGAGCGAAAGAGCAAGGTCTAGATTTGATCGATTTGGGCATGGGTAATCCCGATGGACCTACGCCCCAGCCTGTAATTGATTCCGCGATCGCTGCTTTACAAGATCCCAAAAATCACGGCTATCCCCCCTTTGAAGGTACTGCAAGTTTCCGTCGCGCAATTACAGACTGGTATAAGCGCCGTTACAATGTGCAACTTGACTCTGAGGGAGAAGCCTTACCCCTAATTGGTTCTAAAGAAGGTTTAGGACATTTAGCGATCGCCTATATCGATCCAGGGGATGTAGTACTTGTGCCAAGTCCTGCCTATCCCGCCCATTTTCGCGGTCCTTTGCTTGCAGGGGGCGAAATCTATGAAATGATTCTCAGCGCTGAGAATAACTGGTTGATTGACCTTGCGGCAATTCCTGAGGAAGTTGCTCAACGTGCAAAGGTCATGTATTTCAACTATCCTGCAAATCCCACAGGTGCGATCGCCCCACGCGAGTTTTTTGAAGAAGCGGTTGCCTTTGCGAAGAAATACGAGATTCTATTAGTTCATGATCTTTGTTACGCCGAACTTGCCTTTGATGGTTATCAACCTACTAGCCTATTGGAAATCGAAGGTGGTAAAGATGTCGGGGTAGAATTTCATACCCTTTCCAAAACCTATAACATGGCTGGTTGGCGCGTCGGTTTTGTGGTTGGTAATCGTCACATTATCCAAGGTTTACGAACTCTCAAAACTAACCTTGATTACGGTATTTTCTCAGCAATTCAAGTAGCCGCAGAAACAGCACTACAACTACCTGACCAATATCTAGAAGCAGTCTGCGATCGCTACAAAGAGCGCCGTGATTTCCTAATTGCGGGACTGGGGGAACTAGGATGGGATATCCCCAAAACCTATGCCACGATGTATCTCTGGATTCCTGTACCCGTAGGAATGTCCTCCGCCGACTTTGCACTCAAGGTCTTAGAAAGTACAGGTGTCGTATTCACCCCCGGTAGTGCCTTTGGTAAAGGTGGTGAAGGTTATGTGAGAATTAGTTTGATCGCTGATTGCGATCGCTTAGGTGAAGCGTTAAATCGCCTGAAGCAGGCAGGTATAAGGTACAAATAA
- a CDS encoding TerC family protein, giving the protein MFEQFLDTNALSFRVEVIPILGVLILLEAILSADNAIALAAIVRSLPDPQQEKWALRYGLIGAFVLRVVLIFTATWVIKYWQFELAGSLYLLWLSGRFFLEKAQEGHDTKHPVRMADKLWQVVALVSLTDLAFSLDSVTAAVAVAEETWLVLIGGVAGIIALRFLAGLFIKWLSEFTHLESAGYLIVLLVGLRLFIKVFSDSLVPPEWLMLSLIGAVFLWGFSKREPLDDLDDIEAIADTKQ; this is encoded by the coding sequence ATGTTCGAGCAGTTTCTAGATACAAATGCCTTATCCTTTCGGGTTGAAGTCATTCCCATTTTGGGTGTGCTAATTCTGCTAGAGGCGATTCTGTCTGCTGATAATGCGATCGCTCTTGCCGCGATCGTGCGAAGTTTACCAGATCCACAGCAAGAGAAATGGGCGCTACGCTATGGCTTGATTGGCGCTTTTGTGTTGCGCGTTGTTTTAATCTTCACGGCAACATGGGTTATCAAATACTGGCAATTTGAACTCGCGGGTTCCCTATATCTACTATGGCTATCGGGCAGATTCTTCTTAGAAAAAGCACAAGAAGGACATGATACTAAGCACCCAGTCCGCATGGCAGATAAGCTATGGCAAGTTGTGGCTCTTGTATCGCTTACGGATTTAGCTTTTTCCCTTGATAGTGTGACAGCAGCCGTTGCCGTAGCTGAGGAAACTTGGTTAGTATTAATTGGTGGGGTGGCAGGAATTATTGCTTTGCGCTTTTTAGCAGGGCTCTTTATCAAGTGGTTATCTGAATTTACGCATCTAGAATCAGCGGGTTATCTAATTGTGTTGCTAGTAGGTTTGCGCCTATTCATTAAGGTTTTTTCTGATAGCCTCGTTCCTCCTGAATGGTTGATGCTCTCATTGATTGGCGCAGTTTTTCTCTGGGGATTCTCTAAACGTGAGCCATTAGATGATTTAGACGACATTGAAGCGATCGCTGATACAAAACAGTAA
- a CDS encoding ATP-binding protein yields the protein MTNANLPRRESLVNRLIFGLTTSTSLLATATLILLLHIQQGTPELENFTTWLAIVVLSTGLGSGLFVAISIIRSIQPPLTELAEAAEEISLGNLSARSQLNRSDEIGEFAKVFNRMAAQMETKTATLEARDIQFALQSLDRVLVNTTDQYKLIKASLEEICKLTGAQLGSIYLWENSNSRPEGCLVLAAEWGYKTSQALTEITLGEGIIGQAGQLEEAIIWEGDRLKGQNLVYRTPVGDLLPQSISAYPLMLRSSLVGVLFLGSLTPLSARGRNILQSIGRRLATAISNAQSIETIARQREELTTVFEQLADGVLLSDPAGRILKINSAGRKILSFNAVNDGVPASPVIAKSMEEIVKQFDIRHQDGEPVDLANLVVFRAMSSGEVVEDQVVLRPPEGNEIILSTKAAPLVGTESELIGSVMILRDVTEQRYRDKVMQETNKIMIEQQKRMSILQRLTNLINQQLQDLNVLLESVVEATCDAIMWAEICVIALYNPKENRLTLSAAKGLPDDFPLQASFALDAQNLIAQVFKEGIPVEIKAGESHLIEDLPVKSALCVPIESSRSGRLGVLAIGHCRLERASSREDLNLLASFGVQAAIAIGNAQLINQIEAQNAQLLEATQLKSQFLANMSHELRTPMNAIIGFSQVLLRQRRDALSPSQVDMVERILRNGKNLLDLINDILDLSKIEAGKMEAHPEFFNLDELIHHTCESLQPLAGSKSLNFVFENHIGTCAIYHDSIRIKQVITNLVSNAIKFTDSGEVCVELKYAETSSQTVDSPSAEVIETSNSLEEGQTSPFATSNILISVRDTGIGIEPEFQRTIFEQFRQVDQSSTRKHGGTGLGLAITEQLVLLMGGTIYLESVVNQGSTFTIELPPRLPQTKE from the coding sequence ATGACTAATGCCAATCTGCCCCGTCGTGAAAGTTTAGTCAATCGCTTAATTTTTGGGCTAACCACCAGTACATCTCTCCTAGCTACGGCAACTTTGATTCTGTTGCTACATATTCAGCAGGGAACACCAGAACTAGAAAACTTCACCACATGGTTAGCGATCGTGGTACTTTCCACAGGACTAGGCTCAGGGCTATTTGTAGCGATTTCCATTATCCGTAGCATTCAACCACCACTGACGGAACTAGCCGAAGCTGCCGAAGAAATCTCCCTAGGTAATTTGTCTGCGCGATCGCAATTAAATCGTTCAGATGAAATCGGAGAATTTGCCAAGGTTTTTAATCGGATGGCGGCGCAGATGGAAACCAAAACCGCTACCCTTGAAGCTCGTGATATTCAGTTTGCCCTGCAATCTCTCGATCGCGTGTTAGTAAACACCACCGATCAATACAAATTAATCAAGGCAAGTTTAGAAGAGATCTGTAAACTCACAGGTGCTCAACTCGGTAGCATTTACCTATGGGAAAATTCAAACTCTCGCCCTGAGGGATGTCTGGTATTAGCGGCCGAATGGGGATATAAAACTAGTCAAGCCCTTACAGAAATCACCCTCGGCGAAGGGATCATCGGTCAAGCTGGACAATTAGAAGAAGCGATTATTTGGGAAGGCGATCGCCTCAAAGGACAGAATTTAGTTTACCGTACTCCCGTTGGCGATCTCTTACCACAGAGCATTTCAGCATATCCTCTGATGCTCAGAAGTAGCCTTGTGGGCGTTCTGTTTTTGGGTAGCCTCACCCCCCTCTCGGCTCGAGGCAGGAATATTCTGCAATCCATTGGTCGCCGCCTTGCTACCGCCATTAGTAATGCCCAGAGTATTGAAACGATCGCCCGTCAGAGAGAAGAACTGACTACTGTTTTTGAGCAACTTGCCGATGGTGTATTACTTAGCGATCCTGCGGGACGAATTCTCAAAATTAATTCCGCAGGACGTAAAATCCTCAGTTTTAATGCTGTCAATGATGGCGTTCCTGCATCACCAGTGATCGCTAAATCTATGGAGGAAATTGTCAAACAGTTTGACATTAGGCATCAGGATGGCGAACCCGTCGATTTAGCGAATCTGGTGGTATTTCGCGCCATGTCTTCAGGCGAAGTTGTAGAGGATCAAGTGGTTTTGCGACCTCCTGAAGGCAATGAAATCATTCTCAGTACGAAGGCTGCACCATTGGTAGGGACTGAATCGGAACTGATTGGCAGTGTGATGATTTTGCGTGATGTCACCGAGCAACGCTATCGCGACAAGGTGATGCAAGAAACCAACAAGATCATGATCGAGCAGCAAAAGCGCATGAGCATTTTGCAACGTCTCACTAACTTGATTAACCAACAGCTACAGGATTTAAATGTTCTCTTAGAATCAGTAGTAGAAGCGACTTGCGACGCGATTATGTGGGCAGAGATTTGTGTAATTGCCCTATACAATCCCAAAGAGAACCGACTAACTTTGTCAGCAGCAAAAGGATTGCCCGATGATTTTCCTCTGCAAGCATCCTTTGCACTAGATGCTCAAAATCTAATCGCACAGGTATTTAAAGAAGGAATTCCTGTTGAGATCAAAGCAGGAGAATCGCATTTGATCGAAGATCTACCTGTAAAAAGTGCTTTGTGCGTACCGATTGAGTCAAGTCGTTCTGGGCGTTTAGGGGTTTTGGCGATCGGGCATTGCCGTTTAGAAAGAGCGAGTTCGCGCGAAGATTTAAATCTATTAGCCTCCTTTGGTGTGCAGGCTGCGATCGCGATCGGTAATGCTCAGTTAATTAATCAAATCGAAGCACAGAATGCTCAATTATTAGAAGCAACTCAACTCAAGAGTCAGTTTCTTGCCAATATGAGTCATGAATTGAGAACACCGATGAATGCGATTATCGGTTTCTCACAAGTATTGCTGCGCCAGCGTCGTGACGCTCTTTCACCAAGTCAAGTCGATATGGTAGAGCGGATTTTGCGTAATGGTAAAAATTTACTAGATTTGATTAATGACATTCTCGACCTATCAAAAATCGAGGCAGGCAAAATGGAAGCGCATCCTGAGTTCTTTAACCTAGATGAATTAATCCACCATACCTGTGAAAGTCTGCAACCTTTAGCTGGCAGTAAATCCCTAAATTTTGTATTTGAGAACCACATTGGTACTTGTGCGATCTACCATGACTCAATTCGGATTAAACAAGTAATTACGAACTTAGTTTCCAATGCGATTAAATTTACGGATAGTGGCGAAGTTTGTGTCGAGTTAAAATATGCGGAAACATCTTCACAGACTGTTGATTCTCCATCTGCGGAGGTCATAGAAACCAGCAATTCACTTGAAGAAGGTCAAACATCTCCATTCGCAACCTCAAATATTCTTATTTCAGTTCGTGATACAGGTATTGGGATTGAGCCTGAGTTTCAACGTACTATTTTTGAACAATTCCGCCAAGTCGATCAATCTTCTACCCGCAAGCATGGTGGTACTGGCTTAGGCTTAGCAATTACAGAACAGCTTGTCCTGCTCATGGGGGGAACTATCTACTTAGAAAGCGTAGTTAATCAAGGCTCTACCTTTACCATTGAGTTGCCACCACGCTTGCCACAAACTAAAGAGTAA
- the gcvH gene encoding glycine cleavage system protein GcvH, whose product MFEYPEDLKYTNSHEYIRLENNVATVGITAFAIDQLGDIVFLDLPEVGTKVEKGQTFGTIESVKAVEDIYSPVTGTVIEANTTLIDEPENIANDPYGASWLLKVSIEDESELSDTLSASAYSEKVEGK is encoded by the coding sequence ATGTTTGAATATCCTGAAGACCTAAAATATACCAACTCCCACGAATACATTCGTCTAGAAAATAATGTCGCTACTGTTGGGATTACAGCTTTTGCGATCGATCAGTTAGGCGATATTGTCTTTCTTGATCTTCCTGAAGTAGGGACAAAAGTGGAGAAAGGACAAACCTTCGGCACAATTGAGTCGGTGAAAGCTGTAGAAGATATTTACTCACCTGTAACAGGGACTGTTATTGAAGCCAATACCACTCTAATTGATGAACCTGAAAATATTGCTAACGATCCCTATGGCGCGTCATGGCTACTCAAGGTAAGCATTGAAGACGAAAGTGAACTGAGTGATACTCTTTCCGCCAGTGCATATTCTGAAAAAGTAGAAGGAAAGTAA